The Lutibacter profundi region GAAAAATCAGCATTTTAGAGAGGTAAATAAAATATTAACTGGTTACAACACCTCATAAAATTTATGCTTACATTTAAACTAAATAACGAACCGACAAACATTCAACTAACGATTTGCTACAACCGAAAAATCTCCGATTTTTATGTCGCACAAATCTTATAAAAACTCGTTGCCAGTAATTTAGGAAAACGACCAGAATTCAATTACAATATAAAAAAATTAATCTTTAAATGAAATCACATTAAATGAAAAAAACTATTTTTCTAATTCTACTTTTAGCTTCATTAAAATGTATCGGACAAAAATCGAAATTAAACATAACAATTGACGAAAGGATAGAGACCATCTATACAATAGCATTTTTAGACAATTACTTTTTAGTCAATAACCACGACAATCTTTACAAATCAAAGCTGAACAGTAAATTTAAAGCACTTAAAAACCATAAGGCAGTAGCTTTGTTTGATACATTATCTAAAAAACACGATTTTAATTTTAATAACGTTACCGATTGGGTGCTACAGTTCGGGGAATTTCCCGAATTGAATAAAGTAAGAGAAGTTGTAAATCCTAACTCTTTTGATGAAAGTAAAGGAGACTATTTAATTAGAAAATTCAAAAAAGAACTTATTTCCTTTAATCAAGATTCATTATTTCAAGCCTATTTAATTGAAGTAAAAGAATTAAATGAGAAAGTAATTAAACAAGTTAAACAATCTAAATCTATTCAATATCTTCCTGCTTATTTAGAAAAATATTACGGAAGTGAATTGGGTTCCTACAATTTAATTCTCTCACCATTAGTTCATTCAGGAGGTTTTAATTCAAAATTCATAGCAGATGGAAAAATTGAAGTTTATGCTATAATTGGACCAAATGGAGAAATTGAACATATCCCATATTTTGAGAAAGGATATCTTGAAATGGATATGATTTTACACGAATTTGGACATTCCTTCGTAAATCCTCTAACGGAAAAATTTCAAGATGAGATAGCAACGATTAAAGAAAAATATTACACCGAAAGTTTAAAAAAAGATGGAAAAACCCAAGCTTATGGAGAATGGAAATATCTATTTAACGAACTCGTAATAAGAGCAATAACAATAAGAATAGCAAATAAATACTTTGGAACAGAAAAGGCTAAAGAACTTTTAAACTACGAAAAATCTATTGGGTTTTCATTAGTAGAAAATATTGTAGAAATTTTAAAAGAATATGAAAATAACAGAGAAAAATATTCGGAATTTAGTGCGTTTTACCCAATTTTAATTGAACGAATGAAATAAAAAAACTCCTGGCAACAAAGTATAAAAATAATAGCCGAAATAGTAGTAAATATGAACATTGTAGTCCGCAATAAAATTAGTAGTAAATTGAAAAATTCTACTTCCGAAATCGGCTACTATTCTTATACAAACCGTTAGCACCAATTAGGTATGATAAACCTGAATTCAAGAACTTAACGCAACAAATCATAATCTTAGATTTGTTGTATGAAAGCAAATAAATATAAGCGACTAACATTAAAAGAACGTGTTGTAATAGAAACCTTATTACAAGAAAACAAGACCAAAAGCTATATCGCAAAAAGACTAAATCGGTCACGTTCTACCATCACCAGAGAAGTCAATAAATGGGGTGGAGATTACAATGCAACTCTTGCAAATTGGTCTGCAAAAGACGATTATTTAAACAAAAGAAATAAGGATAAAATAAACACCTATAATAGACTAAAAATATTCGTTTATCGAGGACTATTAAGCGGTTGGTCACCCGAACAAATTTCAGGTAGAATAAAGCTAAAATATCCAAATGACCCTGTAATGTCTATCTCTTATGAAGCCATTTATATGCATATTTACGCACATCGCCAAGCGCGTTTAAATCGTAAATTGATAGCATTATTACCCTATCAAAAAAGCCAAAGAAGAAGAGCAAATGCTAAGAGTAAAAGAGGTGTAAAAATAAAAGATCAAACCAGTATTGATGATAGACCAAAGCACATCGAAAACAGAGAAGAAATTGGACACTGGGAAGGAGATTTAGTTATCGGAAAAGGACAGCAAAGTGCCATAGGTACTCTAGTTGAGCGAAAAGCACGATATACATTTATTGTAAAACTTAAAAGCAGAAAATCAGCAACCGTTAGAAAAGGTTTTGCTAAAGAGTTTAATCAAATAGCCCCCCTTTTTACAAAGTCTCTAACCTACGATAATGGAATGGAAATGGCAGAGCACAAACAGTTCACAAATCACACATCAATGCCAGTATATTTTGCACATCCATATTCCTCGTGGGAGCGAGGAACCAACGAAAATACAAATGGACTCATTAGACGCTTTTTCCCAAAGGGAACTGACTTTAGTAAGGTAACCGAAAAAGAACTAAAGATAGTGCAGGAAAAGCTAAATAATAGACCAAGAAAAGTACTCGGATATAGAACTCCAAAGGAAGTTTTTTATTCTGAAATAGTAAACCATAAAATTAAAAATATGATGCTAATGTAACGGCTTGTTGAACTGGAAATAACTCGACCGTAGGAAGAGTTATTCTATTTCAACAATGCACCGTTTTAAAATAAAAATTAAACTCGTATATTTGAGTAATGTTTAACCAAAATTAATAACGTTTTGTTGCGTTAGAACCTTGAATCCAAGAAAGGGACATCGTTTACAAAGTTAAAGAGACATAGTTTACACTTTTTAGGTTGTAATTTGAGAAATAAAATCAAATTATTATGCCTTGGAAAGAAACAACAACTATGGAACAAAAAATTGAATTTATTTGTGAATGGAGAACTGGAAAATATACCATCACAGAATTATGTAAAAACTTTGAAATCTCAAGACCCACCGCCTATAAGTTAATAAATAGGTTTGAAAAACAAGGTTTTGAAGGCTTAAAAGAGCAATCAAGAACTCCAAAGGAACATCCAAATGCGACAAAGGAAAATATTGTTGATGGGATACTTAAATTAAAGAAAAAACACCCACGCTGGGGAGCTAAAAAAATCAATAAACTATTGTTTAACGATTTTACAGAAAATGAGATCCCCTCGGTGGTTACTGTTCACAACATACTCAAAAGACACGGTTTAGTATGCCCTCAAAAAAGGTTAAGAAGAGTCAAACCTGTATATCCTATTTTTGATCCAAAAGTGTGTAATGAAGTATGGAGTGCAGATTACAAAGGAAAGTTTTTAATGGGTAATAAAGTGTATTGTCACCCACTGACCATTGCTGATTCCAAAAGTAGATTTTTATTCACAGCTAAAGGACATTATAAAGAAACTTTAAAGTACGCAAAGGCTGAATTTACAAAGGTTTTTAGGAAATATGGAATCCCTAAACAACTCCACACAGACAACGGAAGTCCCTTTGGGTCTGTTCGTGCTATTCAACGATTTACACAACTCTCCTATTGGTTTATTGAACTTGGAATTACACCCGTTTTTTCTGACCCAGCACACCCAGAACAAAACGGAAGACACGAACGTATGCATCGCGATTTAAAAGCGGCTTGTGCCAAACCTTCAGCCTATGACTTAAAAGCACAACAAAGACGTTTAAATCACTTTGTAAAAGAATATAATCACATAAGACCTCACGAAGCTTTAGGGATGGAAACACCTGCTTCAATGCATAACTTTTCCACCAGACCTTTTCCTGAAAAAATACCTAACTTTGACTATAATTCAAATCTCAAAATTTTAAAAGTAACTCAAAATGGAGCAATCAGATGGAAGTCGTATTATTGGGTATATTTAACAGCAGCTTTAAAAGGAAAATACGTAGGTATTGAAGATTTAGGTAATGGAATTTGGAAAGTCTTTTATAGAGACGTATTTTTAGGTTTCTTTAATGAAACACAATTAAGAAATAAAGAAAAGTCAATAAGGTTAGAAACTAATTTAGTGTAAAGTCTAATCTTTAACTTGTGTAAACTATGTATCTTAACGAACATACAAAATATTTGTAAGATTATAATCAGATCAAAATTTATAATATCTTTGTTGCTAGAAAGAAGTTCTTTTATATAATTTTATCGTACGAAGAGGTTTTACTTAATTGTAGATTAATAGGGAATCTGGTGTAAATCCAGAGCTGTCGCGCAACTGTAAGTAACATTCAAAAGATTTTTATCCTAGTGTTCCACTGTTTTTAATGAAAATGGGAAGGACGATAAAAACTGTTATAAGTCAGGAGACCTGCCCTTTTCGATATGACTTTGCTTTCGCGATTTGGAGTGATTGGTCAATTTTGGTGCTATTTTTAAACAACGGGAATCTAACTTTTAGATATCCTATGTGTTTTTTTGCGCATGTCTTTTAACTCCCAATTTTATTTCTCGAAAAGCAAAAGAAGTTTTTAATAGAACTTTTAAGTAATTATTTATTCATTATTTAAAAGTAAAAAAATGAAAACACACATTTTAGGCTATCCGCGAATTGGTAGCAAAAGAGAATTAAAGAAAGCCTGCGAACAGTATTGGTCAGGTAAAATTTCAACAGATGAACTAAAAAAAGTAGGAGCTGATATTAAAAACTACAATTGGAACCTTCAAAAAGAAGCAGGTATTGACTTAGTTACTACAAACGATTTTTCGTATTACGATCAAGTTTTAGACATGACACTCACCGTTAATGCTATACCTGAAAAGTATAAAAATCTTGATTTCAAATCGGAACTAGATTTATATTTTGCTATGGCTAGAGGACACCAAAAAAACAACATAGATGTTCCTGCAATGGAAATGACAAAGTGGTTTGATACCAACTATCATTATATTGTTCCTGAATTTAAAAAAGAGCAAAAATTTAATCTATTTTCAACAAAAGTAATCGATGAATTTCAAGAAGCTAAAAAACAAGGAATTATTACAAAACCCGTTCTTATTGGATCTGTTTCTTATTTACTATTAGGAAAAGAAAAAGAAGAAGGTTTTCATAGAATTGATTTAATAACGAATCTGTTACCAGTTTATTTTGAAATTTTAAACCAGTTAGAAAAAGCAGGTGCTGAGTGGATTCAATTTGATGAACCTTTTTTAGCTCTAGATTTAACCGATAAAGAAAAAACCGTAATAGCTGAAACTTATACGGCTATTCAAGAAAAATTTCCAAAACTTAAAATTATCGTTGCCACCTATTTTGAAGGCTTACAAGATAACTTGAAGTTAGCAATTAACCTTCCTGTAAACACATTACATATTGACTTAGTGAGATACCCAAATCAATTACAAGAAGTGTTAGAAAATGCACCCAAAAACCTATCAATATCATTAGGTATTGTGGATGGTAGAAATGTATGGAAAAATGATTATCAGCAATCATTATCTACAATACAAAAAGCCGTAGATATGTTAGGAAAGGATAGAGTGTTAATAAGCACAAGTTGCTCTTCACTTCATGTTCCTTGTGATTTGGAAAATGAAAATAATGAAGACATATTAACTTCAGAAATAAAAAATTGGCTTGCCTTTGCAAAACAAAAGGTAAATGAAGTTGTTACTTTAAAGCAATTATTTTTAGATGATAATACGGAAAATAATAAAAAAGTAGTCGCAGAAAATCGTGAAGCTATCGAAAGCAAAAAAACATCTAGCTTAATAAATAATCCAGAAGTTAAATATAGAGTTACTACCATTTCTGATGATGATGCAAAACGAAAAAGTCCATTTTCATCTCGTAAAATCATACAAAATAAAGCATTAAATCTCCCATTGTATCCTACTACAACTATTGGTTCTTTTCCGCAAACAAAAGAGGTCCGTTCTTGGAGAAGTAAATTTAAAAAAGAAGAAATTAGCCAAAAAGAATATGAAGACTTACTAAAAAAAGAAACGGAAAAAGCCATTCGTTGGCAAGAAGAAATTGACATTGATGTACTTGTTCACGGAGAGTTTGAACGTAATGACATGGTGGAATATTTTGGTGAAAAACTAAATGGATTTGTCTTTACAAAATTTGGTTGGGTACAAAGTTATGGTAGTAGATGTGTAAAACCCCCTATCATTTTTGGAGATATTTCACGTCCAAATCCGATGACCGTAAAATGGACAAGTTATGCACAAAGTTTAACCCCTAAATTAGTAAAAGGGATGCTCACCGGTCCTGTAACTATTTTACAGTGGAGTTTTGTAAGAAATGACCAAGAGCGTTCTGTTACTTGTAATCAAATTGCATTAGCCATAAGAGATGAAGTGAAAGACCTAGAAAATGTTGGAATTAAAATCATTCAAATTGATGAGCCCGCTATTAGAGAAGGTTTGCCATTGCGAAAATCCGATTGGCAACGCTATCTAAAATGGGCAATCAATGCTTTTAAAATATCATCTTCAGGAATTAATGATGAAACTCAAATACACACACACATGTGTTATTCTGAGTTTAATGATATCATCCAAAATATTGCAGATATGGATGCTGATGTGATAACCATTGAATGTTCTCGTTCGCAAATGGAATTATTAGATGCTTTTGCTGATTTTAATTACCCGAATGAAATTGGACCTGGAGTTTATGACATACACTCTCCAAGAGTTCCTAATAAAGATGAAATGGTTTTATTGCTCAACAAAGCAAAAAAAGTTATTCCTAAAGAACTACTTTGGGTAAATCCTGATTGTGGTTTAAAAACAAGAGGTTGGGATGAAACCAAAAAAGCCTTAACCGAAATGGTAACTGCAGCTAAAACTTTAAGAGAGAAAACAGTTTCAAATACCATTTAATTAAATGAACCCACTTTACGAATTTTAAAATTTCAGTAAAGTGGGTTATCATTATTAATTCAAATAGAAATGACAATACAAGAAAGAATAGAAAAGTCTGAAACAAGGTTATTTAAAGCTGTTTTTCCAAATACCACAAATCATTATGATACACTTTTTGGAGGAACTTCTTTATACCTAATGGATGAAGTTGCTTTCATTACAGCAACAAGATTTAGTAGGCAAAAAATGGTCACAGTAAGTAGTAACAAAATAGACTTTACCAAGCCCATACCTGCTGGCACAATAATAGAACTTGTTGGTAAAGTATCGCATATCGGAAATACAAGCCTAAGAGTAGAAGTTAATATTTACATAGAACAAATGTATAGTTACAAAAAAGAACACGCTATTTGTGGAGAGTTTACTTTTGTGGCTATTAATGATAAAAAAGAACCTATGAAAATTATGAGATAATGTACACTGCCCCAACAATGTATAAAATTTATGCTCACATTTAAACTAAATAACGAACCGACAAACATTTTAACAAACCGATTTGCTACAACCGAAAAATCTCCGATTTTCCAGTCGCACAAATCTTATAAAAACTCGTTGTGGTTTATATTTCGACAGAAACAAAAACAGAAAAATTGCATTGAAACACAAAGAAATTAATACTGACAAATAGTAAGCATTTACCTTACTTATTTTACGGATTTACCTTACAACTAAATGAAATATTTTTAGTATTCTTGAAAATCAAATATTAACACTTAAATTAAAATTATTATGAAAAAAATTAAAAATTCTATGAAAATCAAAATTCTTTTATTATTTGTTTTGATAACATTAACCAATTGTGAAAAAGATAATTATTTAGACTCTTCAGACTTAGAATTAATAAGTCAAAGACAGAATATTTTATTTAATTCTTTTAAAAAGGATTTTACATTAAAAAATTTTAAGAATAATTTCATTAAAAACAATCTCCAAGTTAATTAGAATTTATATACAAATATTACCAATTCCGACTCATTAAAAATGTACGAATTTGAAACAAATCTTAAATCTGAAATAAATTCAAAAAAAATTAAGAATAATATAAATAAATTGTATATTAAATATAATATTTTAGTTACATTATATAATAAAAATATGGCAACAATTGAGCTTGTTAAATATTTATCTAGAACTAAAAAATCACTAAAAAAAATAAATTTAAATACTTTAGACGATTTTAATGGTATAATAACCTATTACGAAACAAACGGCACAATAAAAAAAATAACTTCTTATGAAAATGGAATTCAAGTTAATGAATTTAATCAAAAACAAATTTCTAAAAATTTATCAGCTAAAGTACCTTCTATTGGTACTACATTAATCCCTGTTTTTATAGACCATTGGAGAGATATTTATCAGAATTTAGGGGGTGGGTCTACATATTTCTATTATATAAATTCTCATTATGAAGGTACTACAGTGGAATATGTTTATGTTAATACAGGATTTACAAGTTATGGTACTTACCATGGGCATTTTGATGACCCACACGGTCCACCAAATCACCCTGATAATCACCCTGATGAAATTCTTATAAATCCAAACTTTGAGAATACAAAAGCAGAATGCATTTATAACAAATTAAATGAATTAAGTACCAGTTTTAAGGAAGCTATAAAAAAATTTGATGGTGATTTCCCTGTTAGTCATTTAAGGTTAACAATAAACAATAATTTAGGATTAAACACTTATGGTGAGACACAACCTCCCCAAAATTATATTACTGAAATTCAGTTTAATGAAAATAGATTCGGAAATTTGTCAGATTTAGGTAAGGCTATAGTTTTTGCTCACGAAATAATACACGCTGAAATATTCAGAAAAATGCTATCAGCAGCACAGCAAGGTGATTTAAATCTTAATCTTTATTCAACTCAAGAAAGAATTAATTATATAAACTCACTTAAGGATAATTTTCCTGGAATTTATGATTATTATGTGGAAAGATACAAACCTACTTGGAATCATGAAATGATGGCAAGTCACTATAGAAACACTATTGCTGATATGCTACAAGAATTCGATAATAATAGACTATCTCGTTTAACATATGAAAATTTGGCTTGGGTAGGATTAGGTAAACTTGAAAACAACCAAAGCACTATTGCTTGGGATAATTTAACCATAGATGAAAAACAAACAATTGAACAATTAATTAATCAGTATTTCTTCAATGGTCCATCAAATTGTAATTAATCATGAAAAAAATAGTCTTCATTATCTTTATACTTAGTACTAATTTATTCTTTTCACAAGAAAAAAACAATAACTATTTCAGCCTTTACAAGGATGGAAAAAGTTATTTAAAGCCTATTAAATATATTTTATTTTTACCTGAAAGAGATAGAGAAAAAGATTATAAGTCAGATATATTCTTCTACATACAAGGTGAAAGGTTCGTGTTTTCTAAAAATATACACAGCATAGATACTTGCTCCAATATTTTTTTTAAAAAACTAAAATTTGAAGATGTTAGTGGGCTTAAAGAAAAAGAATATTTATTTTTTAAACAAAAGGTAAATGAAAATAATTTGAATAAAAAACTATTTAGCTCTATGCCTTTAACTAAAACACATTTATTTTTCAAAGTTTTTATAATTAAGAAAGTTGAAAATGATAAATATATAAAATATGAAGTTGACTGGGAGTATTCACATTCTTATTAAATAAAAACATATAAAATACAAACCACAACACCTCATAAAATTTATGCTTACATTTGAACTAAATAACGAAACGACAAACATTGGACTACCTAGTAAATTTGGTACAATTTGAGTTCTAAAATAGAATAAAGTTGCCAGAATATTATGCAGTTGGAGTTTAAAGCTAAAACGCAGAAAGATTGATAATTAAATAAAAAAGAAATGAAAAAAAGAAACTTAATGATTATTGGAATAATATTAGCATCATTAATTATTTCAACATTTGTATATTCTTTTGGTAAAAAGATTGGAAAATCATTACACCATTATCAAAATGATTTTGAGAAAGTTCAAGTAGAATAAATTCCCTACACAATTTTGAGCATTAAATCAGTTTAATTTTATCAAAATAACGGAGAAATAAGATATACGAAATGAATAATTGTAACAAAGCTGAGAATATTTCTGAGTTTTTCTATCATAACGGATAGAAATCGAAACCGATATATTTTTAGCAATTTAAATAGAGAAATTAAAAACCGATA contains the following coding sequences:
- a CDS encoding DUF4932 domain-containing protein, which gives rise to MKKTIFLILLLASLKCIGQKSKLNITIDERIETIYTIAFLDNYFLVNNHDNLYKSKLNSKFKALKNHKAVALFDTLSKKHDFNFNNVTDWVLQFGEFPELNKVREVVNPNSFDESKGDYLIRKFKKELISFNQDSLFQAYLIEVKELNEKVIKQVKQSKSIQYLPAYLEKYYGSELGSYNLILSPLVHSGGFNSKFIADGKIEVYAIIGPNGEIEHIPYFEKGYLEMDMILHEFGHSFVNPLTEKFQDEIATIKEKYYTESLKKDGKTQAYGEWKYLFNELVIRAITIRIANKYFGTEKAKELLNYEKSIGFSLVENIVEILKEYENNREKYSEFSAFYPILIERMK
- a CDS encoding integrase core domain-containing protein, encoding MPWKETTTMEQKIEFICEWRTGKYTITELCKNFEISRPTAYKLINRFEKQGFEGLKEQSRTPKEHPNATKENIVDGILKLKKKHPRWGAKKINKLLFNDFTENEIPSVVTVHNILKRHGLVCPQKRLRRVKPVYPIFDPKVCNEVWSADYKGKFLMGNKVYCHPLTIADSKSRFLFTAKGHYKETLKYAKAEFTKVFRKYGIPKQLHTDNGSPFGSVRAIQRFTQLSYWFIELGITPVFSDPAHPEQNGRHERMHRDLKAACAKPSAYDLKAQQRRLNHFVKEYNHIRPHEALGMETPASMHNFSTRPFPEKIPNFDYNSNLKILKVTQNGAIRWKSYYWVYLTAALKGKYVGIEDLGNGIWKVFYRDVFLGFFNETQLRNKEKSIRLETNLV
- the metE gene encoding 5-methyltetrahydropteroyltriglutamate--homocysteine S-methyltransferase; translation: MKTHILGYPRIGSKRELKKACEQYWSGKISTDELKKVGADIKNYNWNLQKEAGIDLVTTNDFSYYDQVLDMTLTVNAIPEKYKNLDFKSELDLYFAMARGHQKNNIDVPAMEMTKWFDTNYHYIVPEFKKEQKFNLFSTKVIDEFQEAKKQGIITKPVLIGSVSYLLLGKEKEEGFHRIDLITNLLPVYFEILNQLEKAGAEWIQFDEPFLALDLTDKEKTVIAETYTAIQEKFPKLKIIVATYFEGLQDNLKLAINLPVNTLHIDLVRYPNQLQEVLENAPKNLSISLGIVDGRNVWKNDYQQSLSTIQKAVDMLGKDRVLISTSCSSLHVPCDLENENNEDILTSEIKNWLAFAKQKVNEVVTLKQLFLDDNTENNKKVVAENREAIESKKTSSLINNPEVKYRVTTISDDDAKRKSPFSSRKIIQNKALNLPLYPTTTIGSFPQTKEVRSWRSKFKKEEISQKEYEDLLKKETEKAIRWQEEIDIDVLVHGEFERNDMVEYFGEKLNGFVFTKFGWVQSYGSRCVKPPIIFGDISRPNPMTVKWTSYAQSLTPKLVKGMLTGPVTILQWSFVRNDQERSVTCNQIALAIRDEVKDLENVGIKIIQIDEPAIREGLPLRKSDWQRYLKWAINAFKISSSGINDETQIHTHMCYSEFNDIIQNIADMDADVITIECSRSQMELLDAFADFNYPNEIGPGVYDIHSPRVPNKDEMVLLLNKAKKVIPKELLWVNPDCGLKTRGWDETKKALTEMVTAAKTLREKTVSNTI
- a CDS encoding acyl-CoA thioesterase, encoding MTIQERIEKSETRLFKAVFPNTTNHYDTLFGGTSLYLMDEVAFITATRFSRQKMVTVSSNKIDFTKPIPAGTIIELVGKVSHIGNTSLRVEVNIYIEQMYSYKKEHAICGEFTFVAINDKKEPMKIMR
- a CDS encoding IS30 family transposase; translated protein: MKANKYKRLTLKERVVIETLLQENKTKSYIAKRLNRSRSTITREVNKWGGDYNATLANWSAKDDYLNKRNKDKINTYNRLKIFVYRGLLSGWSPEQISGRIKLKYPNDPVMSISYEAIYMHIYAHRQARLNRKLIALLPYQKSQRRRANAKSKRGVKIKDQTSIDDRPKHIENREEIGHWEGDLVIGKGQQSAIGTLVERKARYTFIVKLKSRKSATVRKGFAKEFNQIAPLFTKSLTYDNGMEMAEHKQFTNHTSMPVYFAHPYSSWERGTNENTNGLIRRFFPKGTDFSKVTEKELKIVQEKLNNRPRKVLGYRTPKEVFYSEIVNHKIKNMMLM